A portion of the Cryptomeria japonica chromosome 5, Sugi_1.0, whole genome shotgun sequence genome contains these proteins:
- the LOC131074320 gene encoding potassium transporter 5 encodes MSSTEEAVVEESGEREFVDGDEGTVRAEEEASHSRLKERRFSRLDSLDVEANTVPGMGHAQMLSMAAVVQLAFQSIGVVYGDIGTSPLYVYASTFPNGIHHPDDVLGALSLIIYSLTLFPLIKYVFIVLWANDNGDGGTFALYSLICRHAKVSMIPNHQEEDRKLSSYKLEVASRQPNRSMKIKEALEQSKVAKTCLLVLALVGTCMVIGDGVLTPCISVLSAVGGIKRVDKSLDQDVVVMISVIILVLLFSVQSFGTNKVGCMFAPAILLWFLLVGSIGIFNLAKHETAVLRAFNPMYIIDYFKRNSKQGWLSLGGIVLCITGTEAMFADLGHFSVRSIQIAFTGVVYPSLICAYVGQAAYLRKFPENVSDTFYKSIPDPLYIPVFVVAILSSIIASQAMISATFTIIKQSMSMGCFPRVTVVHTSPKYEGQVYIPEINYILMIACVVVTVSFKDTTNIGNAYGIAVVAVMIVTSAFLGLIMLMIWQTQLLVVGAYVVVFGSIELIFFSAVLWKFTEGGYLPLTFAAALLFVMCVWHYVHARRYAYEMEQKMSADYVTSLSRRVGVSRVEGMGLLYTELAQGVPAIFSHFITNLPALHSVVVFVCFKFLPVNTVPAEERFLFRRVGDRESRMYRCIVRYGYTDTRTGSSLEFENLLVESLKEFIQSESWWVDTKISEEDEHSSKESAKEELAFVDKSRAAGVVYLLGHSEVRASKDSSLFKRFVVNYAYDFLKRNSRQMTAALEIPNKNLLQVGMTYYI; translated from the exons ATGTCATCCACAGAGGAGGCAGTTGTTGAGGAAAGTGGTGAGAGAGAATTTGTTGATGGGGATGAAGGAACAGTAAGAGCAGAGGAGGAGGCTTCTCATAGCAGACTCAAAGAGAGGCGCTTCTCTCGGTTGGACTCTTTGGATGTGGAGGCTAACACAGTTCCTGGAATGGGCCATGCTCAG ATGTTGAGCATGGCCGCAGTTGTGCAATTGGCGTTTCAGAGTATTGGTGTGGTCTATGGAGACATAGGAACATCACCGCTTTATGTGTATGCGAGTACTTTCCCTAATGGCATCCATCATCCCGATGACGTTCTTGGGGCTCTGTCTTTGATCATATATTCTCTCACTCTTTTCCCCCTTATCAAATACGTCTTCATTGTACTGTGGGCCAATGATAATGGAGATG GTGGAACGTTTGCTCTTTATTCGTTGATTTGCCGCCATGCGAAAGTTAGTATGATACCCAATCACCAGGAAGAAGACCGGAAACTCTCCTCATATAAGCTTGAAGTTGCAAGCAGACAACCCAACAGATCCATGAAGATAAAGGAAGCTCTGGAACAAAGCAAGGTTGCCAAGACATGTTTGTTAGTACTAGCCCTTGTGGGAACCTGCATGGTTATAGGAGATGGGGTCCTCACCCCTTGCATCTCTG TTCTCTCAGCAGTGGGAGGAATCAAGAGGGTCGACAAGTCTCTTGACCAGG ATGTAGTGGTGAtgatctctgtgattattttagtTCTTCTCTTCTCCGTCCAGAGCTTCGGAACCAATAAAGTTGGGTGTATGTTCGCCCCTGCTATATTACTTTGGTTTTTGCTTGTTGGGTCCATCGGCATCTTCAACTTAGCTAAACATGAAACGGCTGTTCTTCGCGCCTTCAATCCAATGTACATCATCGACTACTTTAAAAGAAATTCTAAACAAGGCTGGCTCTCCCTGGGAGGAATTGTTCTCTGCATTACAG GAACTGAGGCCATGTTTGCAGACCTGGGTCATTTTTCAGTTCGATCCATTCAG ATTGCATTCACTGGAGTAGTTTATCCCAGTTTGATTTGTGCTTATGTGGGTCAAGCTGCATACCTTCGGAAGTTTCCAGAAAATGTATCAGACACTTTTTACAAGTCAATTCCAG ATCCTCTCTACATCCCCGTGTTTGTTGTCGCCATTTTGTCTTCAATTATTGCAAGTCAGGCAATGATTTCGGCCACATTTACCATAATAAAGCAATCTATGTCGATGGGGTGCTTTCCACGAGTTACAGTCGTCCACACATCTCCAAAATATGAAGGGCAGGTGTATATCCCTGAGATCAACTACATTCTTATGATTGCATGTGTAGTTGTCACCGTTTCTTTCAAAGACACAACCAACATCGGCAATGCCTATG GCATAGCTGTGGTTGCAGTGATGATAGTGACCTCAGCCTTCCTCGGTCTCATAATGCTCATGATATGGCAGACACAGCTGTTAGTGGTGGGCGCCTACGTGGTGGTATTTGGATCAATAGAGCTTATCTTCTTCTCAGCAGTGCTCTGGAAGTTTACAGAAGGAGGGTACCTGCCTTTAACTTTTGCAGCTGCATTATTGTTTGTAATGTGTGTGTGGCACTATGTGCATGCAAGGAGATATGCATACGAAATGGAGCAAAAAATGTCGGCGGATTATGTGACAAGCCTTAGTAGAAGAGTGGGTGTGAGTAGAGTTGAAGGCATGGGGCTTCTCTACACAGAATTAGCACAAGGGGTCCCCGCTATATTTTCACACTTCATAACAAACCTCCCAGCCTTGCATTCTGTAGTTGTATTCGTGTGTTTCAAGTTTCTGCCCGTGAATACTGTTCCAGCTGAGGAACGCTTTCTGTTTCGAAGGGTGGGTGACAGAGAGTCCAGGATGTACAGGTGCATTGTAAGGTATGGGTACACCGACACTCGGACTGGTAGTAGTCTGGAATTTGAAAATCTCTTGGTAGAATCGCTCAAGGAGTTTATACAGTCAGAGAGCTGGTGGGTTGATACTAAAATTAGTGAGGAAGATGAGCATTCTAGTAAGGAGAGCGCAAAGGAGGAGTTGGCTTTTGTAGACAAATCCAGAGCAGCTGGCGTGGTGTACTTGCTTGGACACAGCGAGGTGAGGGCAAGCAAGGATTCTTCATTGTTCAAGAGATTTGTGGTTAACTATGCTTATGATTTTCTCAAGAGAAATTCAAGGCAGATGACGGCAGCTTTGGAGATTCCGAACAAGAATTTGTTACAAGTCGGAATGACCTACTACATCTGA